Sequence from the Platichthys flesus chromosome 2, fPlaFle2.1, whole genome shotgun sequence genome:
ACGCCGTTTACGCCGGCGCTGCGAATTACAAGGCTTTTACTGGGCTCACGCTAAAAGTTTCTTCCGCTGTTCAAACACGGCTGCTGGCACAGGCTGAGGTTCTGCCACTGCACAGGAACCCCGCCCCCCTTCCCAAGTTGGACCTCAGGTTGCCTTACACATCCTCCAGACAGCTCCGCAGAGAGGGGATGTTTATTATGATGCAAAAGCGCCTCAGCGAGACGCAATCACAACACTATGTATTTCCTGCTATGCTTATTGTATGCAGGGGTGGATGCATCTTTATACAACAGTGAAACTGgggtaaaagaaagaaaaaaagagtaaagCTCCATAATCCTGTTTTAATTGTGCAGGTTCACCTTAAGTTTTCTCTAAAACATGAAAACTGCTAAACGTACACAAGGctgatgttttttcttatttcaactCTGCAACCGTATAACGATCGTAAGTCAGATATGATGACTTCATGTCTGCTGATAAAAACGACTTAATGCGACGTGCACTCCCGCAAATAGCTGCACAGCAAAACAGTATTTAACtctgcacctcctccccctcctcctctcagcccaACTCTCCACGCCAAATGGAGAGATTAAAAGCAGACATGGAGGGGCTCCAGAGAGTGTGGGGGAATAGAATCATCACTCACCTATTAGACTGGCCATGGAGGCTGTGTTGATAATCTTGCCGTATCCTTGCTTCAACATCACTCGACCTGCCGCCTAAAGCAAGGATTCAGGGGGAGAAGAGACACATTAAACACCTCATTATGGCGCAGATATGCTACAGAAGGCCCGAGTATagatcaacacaacaacatgcagTTTATACTCAAAGATGGTGGTCAAACGTGAGTGGCTTTTAAAGCTGTGGTGGAGCATCTCACATATGTATGGAAATAAATGACTGACAGCGAATAGAGAATGTGGAACTAAATTTAGTTGCTACAGAGCAGCTGGTCGGACCATCAATAATTAGGTCAGACAAAGAGATAGACTACTGAAGGAACATCAAGAATCCTTCTAGTTCTTTCAGCATATTTTAttcttaattttaatttttttaaatatttaacaaagcATGTATTTCTTAAATATTATGTTATGAGAGGAGAATCTTGGTTTTATCACTGTTGCATTTGATCATTTGTACCTGCTACACAGTGCATCCAGTCGATATAATATATTTGTTGCTTTTAAGTATTTCAGATAAATTATGATTGAGTGTTCAATTATTGGGACGACAAATTCCCCCACTTCTAAAGCCATTATAAGAAAAAGCCATCAGTAAATCTGAAGAATCTGCAAACAGGGAATCTTTAGAGACTTTCACAGTAGTTTGCATAGGACAAAATAGATGTCTGACAAAATAGTATACTCCTTGTCCCATAGTAGAAAATGTTATTCTCGttctttataatatatatatatgttaaacCCAATTCAAATCTGTTATGAtccataaaaacagaaatacctAATGCtgtctctgttcttcttctgccGTTTTCAACACAGTGGTGTCTGATCACTCAGTTtcacaaagatgaacaaagaAAACCTTCAGATTAAGCTTATCCACACAGGATGGTGGCTGAGTATCTCCTCCTCTAGTGAACTGTGCTATCCAGCATTGATTCAGAATTGAATGAAACCAAGAAGATTTTATtaacaatatattttaattgtcTGATTTTccacatggaaaataaaatcctCTCTACGAAGCGTTTCAAAGTAACAGCACTGAAATAAATTCGTATGAACATATTAAGGAGATactgatataaaaataaatgtttaataaatgagGCTTTAACTtggatttaatttaatacataataatttatttgtgtattttccagGATGTCTCTAAATTTCACTTCACACTACTGCAATAAGCTGAAGAATAAACTGTCtatctgtgtcacacacacacacacaaacgcacacacacacacacacacacacaaacgcacacacacacacgcacaaacgcacgcacacacacacacacacacacacacacacacacacacacacacacacacacacacacacacacacacacacacacacacacacacacacaaacacacaaacacacaacacacacacacacacacacacacacacacacacacacacacacacacacacacacacacaatgtgttttacactcagtgacacacacctgacagcACATGAACGTCCCCCTCAGGTTGACGTTAAACGTTTGGTCCCACTCCTCCAAACTGGTGTCTTCACTGGCTGAGTTCATGTTGATGCCGGCGTTGTTACAGCCGATGTGGATCGCTCCCCATTTGGAGACGATGATGTCACTCATCTTCTGGACGTCATCAGATTTGCTTATGTCAGCTGTGATTGAAATGGCATGGATACCTGTATCACATAACAGGGACGTCTGTTAAAATACTTTGTACACACTGTACCTTTAGTAATGCATAACTTCTATCTAAGGGCATTTTAGAAGTGCAGTTTTGATTAACATGATTAACAAcgaataaaacacacaagataAAACTATTTCAACAATATCAGAGGTAAAAGTTTTTCCAATTTATTTGTAATGTATATGAAATCTAATTCTGTAAAAGAAAAGTGGACAGATAATCCCAACCATCAGAAAAAAGTTTGATGGAACAAGTTTAATCAGGTAGAAAATATCTTATCCTTTACtatgctgccatctgctggacATGAAGAAAAGCTGTGAATGACGTTTGGTACAAATGTGAAGTGCACACACCCAGAGGGAAagtataacaataataatacaaataataataataatgatattacaCTTTACAGTACTTTTCAATGtatgataaataatattatCATACATTTTCAGGTGAGGGCTTGAAAATTAGTTTTGGCTTAAACCTGAATAAAATGAGTTGTAATAGtctaaaagacaaaagacaaaatctGTTAActatcaaattaattaattaataagcAGATTTACTCATTATGGAGTAAACTATATATACAACAactactagtactactactactaagtTTGACCAGCTGGCTGGCATAGAACATGGCAATGtaatatttgttgtgtttgcatgccGTACCTTTCAGGGACAGTTCTTCGGCCACAGTCTCAGCTTTAACTTTGTCCATGTCCACGACAGCCACCTTCGCACCAGCCTCCCCCAGGGCGTGAGCAAATGCTCGGCCTATCCCCTGACCAGCACCTGTCACATAGGCCACCTTTCCATCGAGACGCATCCGGTCGAGGATGGACTGCCCCTTGACCCCACGGAAAACCTCATCATCCGTTACTTTACGCTAAGAGCCAGAGAGGACATAACAAGTGAGAAAGATGCTATTGTAAAAAGTCAGATGTGTGAGCTGTGTGATTTTATAACATCGGGGTTAAACTGCACCTGTGTCCTTGAGCATTCAGAAGCCACAGACACCCGTCGGATTATACTGATGCCGTCTCTGAGGGGGATGATGACCTTCAAACAAGACAGACATCATTAACAAAAATAGGAAAtacctgtaaaacacacactctcatgtaGAGGTTTGAAACTGAACCTGTTCCACACGTGGATCACTCGAGACAAAATGGTTGAATTCTCGAAGGGCCAGCCCGTTGGCGTCGGTGGAGTCTTTAAGATAAACCTTTGCTTTGAACAGAGTGTTGTCTACACATATGACGCCTCGTAGTTTCAGCAGGTTGTTGTCCAGGATGAAGTTGTAGTAGTTGATGTAGTTATTCTTGTCAGCATCAATGAAGATCATGTCAAACTGCTCACCTGCAGCTGCCAGTTCCTGAAAGGGACAGATGGTTTTCACATGCTCCACAGTTTTACAAATGAAGACAGAGTCAGTGTTAACCATTGGCTACTGTGACATAACGTACAGTAGCTACgatagtaaataaataataaacgtTGGCAAAAGAGTCATCTTAAGTGTCTAAACAAGAGGTCACTAAAAGTCGCACCACAGTCTGATCTGAACCCAGATGTGTCCAACCTGTACGGCACAGTTTTTCTAGCCTTGATACAGCCGCCCAGGAAATTCACTGAACAACTGCATTTGTTGTAAATCCTCTCACTGATGccactcagccaatcaaatctgTGAATTCTGATGACCACTACGACCGAACAGAGTCGGTGAGTGAGATTCTCATAGCGGGCAGTAGATGGGAAGAAGAATAGACTGTGATAAGTGAGTCATAGAAAAGTTATGAGTAAGTTGGACATTTATTTACAGCTTTgattttttacaatctacaataAAGATTGAAGCATTTTATTAGAATACTTTTTCTAAAATCTCTATAGTTCAGTGTGAAAACTGCGaaagatatttaaataatatgatttattatttctttgcTTTGATAGTTATtgactcatccatccatccataccacttatcctttgagggtcatatttggagctggagccaatcccagttgatATTGGGTGAGAGGCAGTGTATCTAACCCCAGTGTCtatgtctttggactgttgGGGAAAAAAGCCAGAGCATCTTGAGAAAACCCAGTCACAGGGAAAAAATGCAAAGTCCATACAGAAAGACGGGAATTCAAACTGTAAGCCTTTATCCGTTGAGGCAACACAGTGCTATACTCAATTCATCTAATAATTCTGGACCCCAGGAGATTTTCTTTATCTGAACCTCTCTATATTCTAATCAGCCCTGGTCTTTAGGATctctttaaatctgtaaaaaaaactctctgACTCTCCTTCCGTGGTGTTTTGCTTATTGTCTCTCACCTGCAGAGTGTCCATGGCAGATCCAGTTTTGACAGTAATTTTCTTGCCATGTGGGGACTTGTCAAAAAAGGGCAGAGCAAACTCCTTCAGGTAAGGCTCTAACTCGCAAGCGACTAAGTGGCCGTTGTCAGGAAGCCCCTCGGCCATGGACAGGGCTCCGTAGCCAGTGAACATCCCGATCTCTAGCACCTTCTTGGCTTGACTCATGTGAATAAGCATCTTCAGGGTCTGACCTGTCACCGAAAACACACCAGAGAGCACGTTATCACTAAATGGTAAATCAGTGAATATAGTAGCACTGAGTCGCAAATCTCCCACCTTCCACATGTCCAGTGATGCACTCTTTGGGAAGCCGGAACTTGGTTTTACCCTCCTTGTGCACTTTATCCCAGTCATGAGATATTGTTTCCCTACACATGATAATGGTATTATGGTGTTAACATTATAAGTCTCATCTCGATCTTTGGATGATTGTGTATTCACAGTAGGACATACTTAAACAGCTCTGCCAGAGGTCCACTCTCCTGTGTGGTCATTTTCTCCAGGTAGTCATCCAGACCACTGGCGATGTCCAGAGCCTTCTGCAAGTGACGTGTCAGCTCTTCGGGAACATTACCACTTGATGCAGCTAGCTCACTGGCCTTAGTGAGCAGATCCACAAGGACCTCCACCGGGGTGTCAGGGACTGCGGAAACAACCCAAAGTCACTTCAGTTTAGTCATTGAGAATGAATTTCTCCCTCCTTGAAAACAATAGTTCATTGTTAGTCGGGAAGACAGCTGTGAAGACACTGATAGAGGTAAAGCAGGCTCCGTCCCCAGCTGCAGTTGCCGTAGACACAAGGTCACATAGATGTGATAGTGGTGCCCTTCATGAGATATAAAGTCTGTGTGAGAGGACATAAGGAAGCACAGTATCAAAAACATATTGTGACTTAGGTGAAGGTGATTTATTGTTGGGGTTTGGTGCTTAATCTAATCTTCACACGAGAATGGATCATAGACTGAATTTAAAAACGTGTATTTTCTccaatgaccagcagagggcgactctgCTGCTTGTCAAAAGAAGTTTGTTTCTGTGGAATTGGATTAAAACTGACCCTACTTACCGGTAGGCTACATAAAACAGGTCTCAAATCGATCTTCTTACAAATAGTATCATGTTCATTTTATAAATTTTTGGTCCAGAGTCAAATGGACAATAAAGCATGGCAGGCATTGAGGTGTGgacacagtgtgattgacagctgcttaTATTCTCTGATTGGTAGAAAACCAAGATGGTGCTGGCCAATGGGTGACATCACGGTGGTATAGATAAGTGCTGTGGTCCTATGAATGATATGTCTAGTTGGGCATATTGTAAGTTTTGCACAGGTGCAAGGAAGAATCAGAATTGAGTAACTTGTTGACACAATGTATTTGTAACTCATTTGTAATAAGCTGCTCTCTCTACTATTGATGCATTCTCTAGGTAATGTGATGAGATGCTTTGGCAAAGGTTTGTATAcagtttctttctgtctgtttttgaaCAGCCTCTGTCATTGCAACAGTGTGCAAGACCCAGTCAGGAGACtgtacatgtgtatgtttgAGATCAAAATAAAGGTCCAGTTCGAAAATGGCCATATTCCATCTAATGATGAATCTACTGAGTGCTCATGTATTTATGTAGTAATATCTGCTGAGCACTAATGGGTCAGAACATCAACATGTTGAAGATGTCACCATTGCTGTGAGCCCATCACAGTCattacctgcaccaaggaggttgtgtttacGTCTATGTATTTTTggttgttagcaggattacacaaaactaccagacagattaccatgaaaacTGGTAGTATGGTTTAATGTGGATTCGGAATAGTAGCTCGATCCCAGAAAAAAAGTTAGTTGATatctctgagaataattcaaggatcttgatgaaaaatatctGATATGTTTAAGGAACTgatatttctgagtgtgtgcgATTTGGTGCAGGTCCCAGAAagtccagatctagtgaattgaaatgttgtttcatgAGGGGGAaattgggccttggtggattGTTGcttaatgaaaaaaagacagatcACAAACATGTTATGTCTTAAAGTTGCTTGCTTTGTCTATCCAGCATTTCAAAAAGccaaatatttcatttattattacaacagaaaaaggaaagagataAAACTATACAATAGAATTGAATAAACTGGGACTAAGTTGTTTTTACCTCTACTTAAAAAGTGAGACAGGTGGTTCAAGCAGGTAAAATATTATTCTAAAACATTGAATAATAGGTTTGAGTTAAATTATTGttgtaatataaatatttattgtactgaatgaattattttttgtgttgatgtttatccatctttaaatttacatttggGTGCTTGAGATACTGAATACCTGGACAAGAGGGACTTTCAAAAAATACCATTTTAGAAGCGTAATTTGTAATTGACCCAATAATGATAATTTACAGATTGAATAAAgtgattaaac
This genomic interval carries:
- the zgc:113054 gene encoding uncharacterized protein zgc:113054, with the protein product MSASEVPDTPVEVLVDLLTKASELAASSGNVPEELTRHLQKALDIASGLDDYLEKMTTQESGPLAELFKETISHDWDKVHKEGKTKFRLPKECITGHVEGQTLKMLIHMSQAKKVLEIGMFTGYGALSMAEGLPDNGHLVACELEPYLKEFALPFFDKSPHGKKITVKTGSAMDTLQELAAAGEQFDMIFIDADKNNYINYYNFILDNNLLKLRGVICVDNTLFKAKVYLKDSTDANGLALREFNHFVSSDPRVEQVIIPLRDGISIIRRVSVASECSRTQRKVTDDEVFRGVKGQSILDRMRLDGKVAYVTGAGQGIGRAFAHALGEAGAKVAVVDMDKVKAETVAEELSLKGIHAISITADISKSDDVQKMSDIIVSKWGAIHIGCNNAGINMNSASEDTSLEEWDQTFNVNLRGTFMCCQAAGRVMLKQGYGKIINTASMASLIVPHPQKQLSYNTSKAGVVKLTQTLGTEWIDRGVRVNCISPGIVDTPLIQSESLRPLVQRWLSDIPAGRLAQVTDLQAAVVYLASDASDYMTGHNLVIEGGQSLW